In one Vulgatibacter incomptus genomic region, the following are encoded:
- the aspS gene encoding aspartate--tRNA ligase, whose product MAFLSEHKRTHSCGELRKTDAGKTVVLHGWVNTRRDHGGAVFIDLRDRAGLTQVVFEPDVDAAAHALAGELRGEYVIGVVGEVVSRGGNVNPNLPTGEIEVKVKRLEIFNRAKTPPFLIEDEIDTHEELRLKYRYLDLRRPSVQKTFLLRHRVNQATRTFLTGKGFVELETPFMGRYTPGGARNFLVPSRLNNGRFYGLAESPQLYKQLYMVAGFDRYFQIVKCFRDEDLRGDRQPEFTQIDLEMSFVDQEDVLAVAEGLFAEIFAASLGARIATPFPRITYDDAMDRFGVDKPDTRFGLELKDLTAVVREAGGGGVPFFAEAIESGGIVKVLRLPGGGGMSRTEIDKLEDVAKSFGAKGLARAKVAAGGEWTQSPLTKTIDPGVRQRINEVAQAEEGDVLLFQFGKAKQVNGVLGQMRVQLGKRLGLLPPGRHDLLWVVDFPLFDYSEEQAAYVAAHHPFTSPRPEDVQYLLTEPGRVKSVAYDLVLDGNEVGGGSIRIHDSSVQAKVFQALGIGEEEQQSKFGFLLDALSYGAPPHGGIAFGMDRLAMILTGAESIRDVIPFPKTQKGTDLMTGAPGDVSEEQLRDLNVKVIRPA is encoded by the coding sequence GTGGCATTCCTCTCCGAGCACAAGCGCACCCACTCCTGCGGCGAGCTCCGCAAGACCGACGCGGGCAAGACCGTCGTCCTCCACGGCTGGGTGAACACCCGGCGCGATCACGGCGGCGCCGTCTTCATCGATCTGCGGGATCGCGCGGGCCTCACGCAGGTGGTCTTCGAGCCCGACGTCGACGCGGCGGCCCACGCGCTGGCGGGAGAGCTCCGTGGCGAGTACGTGATCGGCGTGGTCGGCGAGGTGGTCTCGCGGGGCGGCAACGTCAACCCGAACCTCCCCACCGGCGAGATCGAGGTCAAGGTCAAGCGCCTCGAGATCTTCAACCGGGCCAAGACCCCGCCGTTCCTCATCGAGGACGAGATCGACACCCACGAGGAGCTGCGGCTCAAGTACCGCTACCTCGACCTGCGCCGCCCCTCGGTGCAGAAGACCTTCCTGCTGCGGCACCGGGTCAACCAGGCCACCCGCACCTTCCTGACCGGCAAGGGCTTCGTGGAGCTCGAGACGCCGTTCATGGGCCGATACACCCCCGGCGGCGCCCGCAACTTCCTGGTGCCGTCGCGCCTCAACAACGGCCGTTTCTACGGCCTGGCGGAGAGCCCACAGCTCTACAAGCAGCTCTACATGGTGGCCGGCTTCGACCGGTACTTCCAGATCGTGAAGTGCTTCCGCGACGAGGATCTGCGCGGCGACCGCCAGCCCGAGTTCACCCAGATCGATCTCGAGATGTCCTTCGTCGATCAGGAGGACGTGCTCGCCGTCGCCGAGGGTCTCTTCGCCGAGATCTTCGCCGCCTCGCTGGGCGCGCGGATCGCCACGCCCTTCCCGCGGATCACCTACGACGACGCGATGGACCGCTTCGGCGTCGACAAGCCCGACACCCGCTTCGGCCTCGAGCTGAAGGACCTCACCGCGGTGGTGCGGGAGGCCGGCGGCGGCGGCGTGCCCTTCTTCGCCGAGGCCATCGAGTCGGGCGGGATCGTGAAGGTCCTGCGGCTCCCGGGCGGCGGTGGCATGAGCCGCACCGAGATCGACAAGCTCGAGGACGTCGCCAAGAGCTTCGGGGCGAAGGGCCTCGCCAGGGCGAAGGTGGCCGCTGGCGGCGAGTGGACCCAGTCTCCCCTCACCAAGACCATCGACCCGGGCGTTCGTCAGCGGATCAACGAGGTCGCCCAGGCGGAGGAGGGCGACGTCCTCCTCTTCCAGTTCGGCAAGGCCAAGCAGGTCAACGGCGTGCTCGGGCAGATGCGGGTTCAGCTCGGCAAGCGCCTCGGCCTCCTGCCCCCCGGACGGCACGACCTCCTCTGGGTCGTGGACTTCCCGCTCTTCGACTACTCGGAGGAGCAGGCCGCCTATGTGGCCGCGCACCATCCGTTCACCTCGCCTCGGCCGGAGGACGTGCAGTACCTCCTCACCGAACCCGGTCGGGTGAAGTCTGTGGCCTACGACCTCGTCCTCGACGGCAACGAGGTGGGCGGCGGCTCGATCCGGATCCATGATTCGAGCGTGCAGGCCAAGGTCTTCCAGGCCCTCGGGATCGGCGAGGAGGAGCAGCAGAGCAAGTTCGGCTTCCTGCTGGACGCGCTCTCCTACGGCGCTCCTCCCCACGGCGGCATCGCCTTCGGGATGGATCGTCTCGCGATGATCCTCACCGGGGCCGAGTCGATCCGCGACGTGATCCCCTTCCCCAAGACCCAGAAGGGGACGGACCTGATGACCGGCGCGCCTGGCGACGTGAGCGAGGAGCAGCTCCGCGATCTGAACGTGAAGGTGATCCGCCCGGCGTAG
- a CDS encoding FAD-dependent oxidoreductase — protein MYDLIVIGGGVNGTGIARDAAMRGYRTLLVEKRDFAAGSSGANSGMIHGGVRYLRHDRHVTELACIDSGYIQKIAPHLLFRIPFLFPLRAVDPAKPSVRERLYRYAVEVYLGIYDRYQPLKAGKESVILSPEEAYELEPNLARDLVGAVSFDEWGIDPFRLCVANARSAKAHGADLLTYAKVVAFTRGEGGRVTGIVVRDEASGRELRYEGRAVMNAGGPWAPKVAALAGIELKLRPGKGVHLTLDRRVSNYGVICEAADGREVFVIPHEQTAIIGTTDDDFYGDPDDLRVKEDEVKYLWQAAERSLPAVAHARILRAWAGVRPTVWEYGKTEDALSREHEIHDHAEQGAAGFLSLVGGKLASFRIMSEEAVDAVERVLGEDHRACTTHLEALPGGEALPDPALLAKEARIPESTAARLVYRHGREAERICELVRADPRLVAPVCRCEQVIAAELVWSIRKEEGRRLLDLRRRTRLAMGPCQGTDCAAQAAAILAREAGLSVSEYHKELYDLLQVRWKGNRAVLDGDGLAQEELSRGLHLASGALGNASMRPGESAPAFGAFRDAALGRGSEPAASTALGATRRGRAPE, from the coding sequence ATGTACGACCTGATCGTCATCGGCGGCGGCGTCAACGGCACGGGGATCGCCCGCGACGCCGCTATGCGGGGCTACCGCACGCTCCTGGTGGAGAAGCGCGACTTCGCCGCGGGCTCCTCCGGCGCTAACTCCGGGATGATCCACGGCGGCGTGCGCTACCTGCGCCACGATCGGCACGTCACCGAGCTCGCCTGCATCGACTCCGGCTACATCCAGAAGATCGCGCCTCACCTCCTCTTCCGGATTCCCTTCCTCTTCCCCTTACGGGCCGTCGATCCGGCGAAGCCCTCGGTTAGGGAGCGCCTCTACCGCTACGCGGTGGAGGTCTACCTGGGGATCTACGACCGCTACCAGCCGCTGAAGGCCGGCAAGGAGAGCGTGATCCTCTCGCCGGAGGAGGCCTACGAGCTCGAGCCCAACCTCGCCCGGGATCTCGTCGGCGCGGTGAGCTTCGACGAGTGGGGCATCGACCCCTTTCGCCTCTGCGTCGCAAACGCGCGCTCGGCGAAGGCCCACGGCGCCGATCTCCTCACCTACGCCAAGGTGGTGGCCTTCACCCGGGGTGAAGGCGGCCGGGTGACGGGGATCGTCGTAAGGGACGAGGCCTCGGGCCGTGAGCTGCGCTACGAGGGCCGAGCCGTGATGAACGCCGGCGGCCCCTGGGCGCCGAAGGTGGCGGCGCTCGCGGGGATCGAGCTCAAGTTGCGGCCCGGCAAGGGGGTGCACCTCACCCTCGATCGGCGCGTCTCCAACTACGGCGTGATCTGCGAGGCCGCCGACGGACGCGAGGTCTTCGTGATCCCCCACGAGCAGACCGCGATCATCGGCACCACCGACGACGACTTCTACGGCGATCCGGACGACCTCCGAGTGAAGGAGGACGAGGTGAAGTACCTCTGGCAAGCGGCGGAGCGGAGCCTGCCGGCGGTAGCGCACGCGAGGATCCTCCGGGCCTGGGCGGGGGTGCGGCCGACGGTGTGGGAGTACGGCAAGACCGAGGACGCGCTGAGCCGCGAGCACGAGATCCACGACCACGCCGAACAGGGCGCCGCCGGCTTCCTCAGCCTCGTCGGAGGCAAGCTCGCCTCGTTTCGGATCATGTCCGAGGAGGCTGTGGACGCGGTCGAGCGCGTGCTCGGCGAGGATCACCGGGCGTGCACGACCCACCTCGAGGCCCTTCCCGGCGGCGAGGCGCTCCCGGATCCTGCGCTCCTCGCGAAGGAGGCGAGGATCCCGGAGTCCACCGCCGCGCGCCTCGTCTACCGCCACGGGCGCGAGGCGGAGCGGATCTGCGAGCTCGTACGAGCGGACCCGCGGCTGGTCGCGCCGGTCTGCCGCTGTGAGCAGGTGATCGCCGCCGAGCTGGTGTGGTCGATCCGCAAGGAGGAGGGGCGCCGGCTCCTCGATCTCCGCCGCCGCACCCGCCTCGCAATGGGGCCGTGCCAGGGCACGGACTGCGCCGCCCAGGCCGCCGCGATCCTGGCGCGCGAGGCGGGATTGAGTGTCAGCGAGTACCACAAGGAGCTCTACGACCTCCTCCAGGTGCGCTGGAAGGGGAACCGCGCGGTGCTCGACGGAGACGGTCTCGCCCAGGAGGAGCTCTCCCGCGGGCTCCACCTCGCCTCGGGCGCGCTGGGCAACGCCTCGATGCGGCCCGGCGAATCGGCGCCGGCCTTCGGCGCGTTCCGGGACGCGGCCCTCGGGCGAGGCTCGGAGCCTGCCGCCAGCACGGCTCTTGGAGCGACGCGGCGGGGAAGGGCGCCCGAATGA
- a CDS encoding FAD-binding protein — MIGRVAEGPISTDVLVIGGGAAGAMAALAARERGLRVDLVRRAWASTALSSGTVDVAGDALASPSLPLGARHSIADCARYLASRRPDHPYAVLADRLPLLDEALAFASGRLGGLLQLAGALDENRVFLSPLGLLKTAAGGLLSIAAGDLLEARGTIGIVGFDRHLQPDPHVLAMAAADSLAKAKIDASVEAVECDFLRRSDDPLLRPHEIAARIEAAPEQLAASIERAIRGRAISRLLFPPVLSSGDASPILRVLEGVLGIRCAELPAGALSVPGVRLQRALEDILSTQGVNLWHGDVFADSEPGRVAALERLRVRGAVDQGLQVTDATPMVEPSGRPPGWPIDARAVVLATGRFLGGGIRRNGRLRETVLDLPVWIDGRIDEGRWLGDLTRYELREDQPALRAGLRFDAALRPLLRDGRPASERLFACGDVLAGNDPAFDGAGLGLAFFTGWLAGLEAAKVATGETPEAG; from the coding sequence ATGATCGGCCGCGTTGCCGAAGGGCCGATCTCCACCGACGTCCTCGTGATCGGCGGTGGCGCGGCAGGCGCCATGGCGGCCCTCGCCGCGCGAGAGCGGGGCCTGAGGGTGGACCTGGTGCGGCGCGCATGGGCGTCCACGGCGCTCTCGTCGGGCACCGTGGACGTGGCCGGCGATGCGCTGGCGAGCCCGTCCCTTCCGCTGGGGGCGCGCCACTCGATCGCGGATTGCGCGCGCTATCTCGCGTCGCGCCGCCCGGACCATCCCTACGCCGTCTTGGCTGACCGGCTCCCCCTCCTCGACGAGGCCCTGGCCTTCGCGTCCGGCAGGCTGGGAGGCCTCCTCCAGCTCGCCGGCGCCCTCGACGAGAACCGGGTCTTCCTCTCGCCCCTGGGCCTCCTCAAGACCGCGGCCGGCGGCCTCTTGTCGATCGCCGCTGGAGACCTCCTCGAAGCCCGCGGCACCATCGGGATCGTCGGCTTCGATCGGCACCTGCAGCCCGATCCGCACGTGCTCGCCATGGCCGCGGCGGACTCGCTCGCGAAGGCGAAGATCGACGCGTCGGTGGAGGCGGTCGAGTGCGACTTCCTCCGGCGCAGCGACGATCCCCTCCTCCGCCCCCACGAGATCGCCGCTCGGATCGAGGCCGCGCCCGAGCAGCTGGCGGCATCCATCGAGAGGGCCATCCGCGGCCGGGCGATCTCGCGCCTCCTCTTCCCGCCTGTCCTCTCGAGCGGGGACGCCTCGCCCATCCTTCGCGTGCTCGAGGGCGTGCTCGGCATTCGCTGTGCCGAGCTCCCCGCAGGCGCCCTCTCGGTCCCGGGCGTGCGGCTGCAGCGGGCGCTCGAAGACATCTTGAGCACTCAGGGTGTCAACTTGTGGCACGGGGACGTCTTCGCCGACTCGGAGCCGGGCAGGGTGGCCGCTCTCGAGCGGCTGCGGGTACGCGGCGCGGTGGACCAGGGCCTGCAGGTCACGGACGCGACACCGATGGTGGAACCTTCGGGGCGACCTCCAGGATGGCCGATCGACGCCCGCGCCGTCGTCCTTGCCACCGGCCGTTTCCTTGGCGGCGGCATCCGCCGGAACGGCCGCCTCCGGGAGACGGTCCTCGATCTGCCGGTGTGGATCGACGGGCGGATCGACGAGGGCCGCTGGCTCGGCGATCTCACCCGATACGAGCTCCGGGAGGATCAGCCTGCGCTGCGCGCGGGGCTGCGCTTCGACGCGGCGCTCCGGCCCCTGCTCCGCGACGGTCGCCCCGCATCCGAACGCCTCTTCGCCTGCGGCGACGTCCTGGCCGGAAACGATCCGGCCTTCGACGGCGCCGGCCTCGGCCTCGCTTTCTTCACGGGCTGGCTCGCCGGCCTCGAGGCCGCGAAGGTCGCTACGGGCGAAACGCCGGAGGCAGGCTGA
- a CDS encoding FAD-binding protein, with amino-acid sequence MTAHGIPTPPLEEIGAAARERAALASDLARLVGAEHVSTDPEARRRASRDMWPKTFLWERQGLEPPLADVVVSPGSADEVCEVVRFAKERAIPLTPHGAGSGVCGGAIPLSGGIALGLDRLDRVLRIDPEALFVEAQAGILGIALEDALGDHGLTLGHFPSSIGCSSLGGWLAARSAGQSSSRYGKIEDMVEAAGFVLGTGELVRPSRPAGGVDWLELLLGSEGAFGVFTDARLRVWPAPQVQLPRAFRFRSLDAGLDAMRAIFRAGLRPSVARLYDPLDTVIALGGGSGKESRVEDVRVDPGGRPPGLDALRPTFGGAAEGDDWRRLLEGDAGLGDIASRLGVRARRLALDLGLSRATVLNRAADLARACLLVLVHEGGYGEAEPEEAEARALCAARGGVDLGSGPARRWLHKRYDVSFGLRTIFEAGGWVDTCEVATSWGRVGTLFHAMRSAVSPHALVMAHFSHAYADGCSIYFTFAGPALQVRDGLSSYDAAWMSALKAAAAAGATFTHHHGVGLFKSPWLADELGKGGLELLRELKSTCDPAGILNPGKLALAEPKGASASPREATRTRDVDCVDERAMWIRAGADAPVSAVEDRLRRVGLTLGSQPPSVYRGSIGEWLAGPLAGRRAEDGRLGPGVASVEAELADGTSFISRAAPRSAAGPAVSQLLLGGGAERGTIRAATLKATPIVPRFDLMLEGEPGAIARFLVAESRDSMAPIEAILRREDGPMAATVVYASGGARYRARLGRAIAAARAVGLSQVHVGPGDEIVEGAERELACETWLETIEALPPGVCLRLVRITRVSAVAICPAEFADLLPAPLPDTPPWAS; translated from the coding sequence ATGACCGCTCACGGGATCCCCACGCCGCCTCTCGAGGAGATCGGCGCAGCCGCGCGCGAGCGGGCCGCGCTCGCCTCCGATCTCGCCAGGCTGGTCGGCGCCGAGCACGTCTCCACCGATCCGGAGGCAAGGCGCCGGGCCTCCCGCGACATGTGGCCGAAGACCTTCCTCTGGGAGCGCCAGGGCCTCGAGCCGCCGCTCGCCGACGTGGTGGTCTCTCCCGGAAGCGCCGATGAGGTCTGCGAGGTCGTGCGCTTCGCGAAGGAGCGCGCCATCCCCCTGACGCCCCATGGCGCCGGAAGCGGCGTCTGCGGTGGGGCCATCCCGCTGTCGGGAGGGATCGCCCTCGGCCTCGATCGCCTCGATCGGGTGCTGCGAATCGATCCCGAAGCGCTCTTCGTGGAGGCCCAGGCGGGGATCCTCGGCATCGCCCTCGAGGACGCCCTCGGCGACCATGGGCTCACCCTCGGCCACTTCCCCTCCTCGATCGGCTGCTCCTCCCTCGGCGGCTGGCTCGCGGCGCGCTCCGCCGGCCAGTCCTCGAGCCGCTACGGGAAGATCGAAGACATGGTCGAGGCCGCCGGCTTCGTCCTCGGGACCGGCGAGCTCGTCCGTCCCTCGAGGCCCGCCGGCGGCGTCGACTGGCTCGAGCTCCTCCTCGGCAGCGAAGGGGCCTTCGGCGTCTTCACCGACGCGCGCCTGCGCGTGTGGCCCGCGCCGCAGGTCCAGCTCCCCAGGGCCTTCCGCTTCCGTTCCCTGGACGCTGGGCTGGACGCGATGCGCGCGATCTTCCGCGCGGGCCTCCGGCCCAGCGTCGCGCGCCTCTACGATCCGCTGGACACCGTCATCGCCCTCGGCGGTGGGAGCGGGAAGGAGTCGCGGGTCGAGGACGTGAGGGTCGACCCTGGCGGCCGGCCGCCAGGCCTCGACGCGCTCCGGCCCACCTTCGGCGGCGCCGCGGAAGGCGACGATTGGCGCCGGCTCCTCGAGGGTGATGCGGGCTTGGGCGACATCGCCTCGCGGCTGGGCGTCCGGGCGCGGCGGCTGGCCCTCGACCTGGGCCTCTCCCGCGCGACCGTCCTCAACCGGGCCGCGGACCTCGCGAGAGCCTGCCTCCTCGTCCTCGTCCACGAGGGCGGCTACGGCGAGGCCGAGCCCGAGGAGGCCGAGGCGCGGGCACTCTGCGCGGCACGGGGCGGCGTGGATCTCGGCTCTGGCCCGGCCAGGCGGTGGCTCCACAAGCGCTACGACGTCTCCTTCGGGCTCAGGACGATCTTCGAGGCCGGTGGGTGGGTCGACACCTGCGAGGTCGCCACTTCGTGGGGCCGGGTCGGCACCCTTTTTCACGCCATGCGCTCTGCCGTTTCACCGCACGCCCTGGTGATGGCCCACTTCAGCCACGCCTACGCGGACGGCTGCTCGATCTACTTCACCTTCGCCGGCCCCGCCCTCCAAGTGAGGGACGGCCTCTCCTCCTACGACGCCGCGTGGATGTCGGCGTTGAAGGCAGCCGCAGCGGCCGGCGCGACCTTCACCCACCACCACGGCGTCGGCCTGTTCAAGTCTCCCTGGCTCGCAGACGAGCTGGGCAAGGGCGGCCTCGAGCTCCTGCGGGAGCTGAAGAGCACCTGCGATCCGGCCGGGATCCTCAACCCCGGGAAGCTCGCTCTCGCCGAGCCGAAGGGCGCGAGCGCGTCACCCCGAGAGGCGACGCGCACCCGTGACGTGGACTGCGTGGATGAGCGAGCCATGTGGATTCGAGCCGGCGCCGACGCGCCCGTGTCCGCTGTCGAGGATCGACTGCGCCGCGTCGGCCTCACCCTGGGCTCGCAGCCTCCCTCGGTCTACCGCGGCAGCATCGGCGAATGGCTCGCGGGGCCCCTCGCTGGGCGCCGTGCCGAGGACGGCAGGCTCGGCCCGGGCGTGGCTTCCGTCGAGGCAGAGCTTGCCGACGGCACGTCCTTCATCTCTCGCGCCGCCCCGCGCTCCGCAGCGGGCCCCGCCGTGTCCCAGCTCCTGCTCGGCGGAGGCGCGGAGCGGGGAACGATCCGCGCCGCCACCCTCAAGGCCACGCCCATCGTGCCGCGATTCGATCTCATGCTCGAAGGAGAGCCGGGCGCGATCGCCCGCTTCCTCGTCGCCGAGAGCCGCGATTCCATGGCGCCGATCGAGGCCATCCTCCGCCGCGAGGACGGTCCGATGGCCGCCACGGTCGTCTACGCCTCGGGCGGCGCCCGATACCGCGCGCGGCTCGGCAGGGCCATCGCCGCCGCCCGCGCGGTGGGCCTCTCCCAGGTGCACGTGGGCCCGGGCGACGAGATCGTGGAAGGCGCCGAGCGCGAGCTCGCTTGTGAGACCTGGCTCGAGACGATCGAAGCTCTGCCCCCGGGCGTATGCCTCCGTCTCGTCCGAATCACCCGCGTGAGCGCCGTCGCCATCTGTCCTGCCGAGTTCGCGGACCTCCTCCCCGCGCCCCTCCCCGACACGCCACCGTGGGCTTCGTGA
- a CDS encoding diacylglycerol/lipid kinase family protein, protein MDRKVVFIVNPKSGNGATGRQWRSLASGLRAQVGDFGELFTTRPQEATALARHALEGGADVVVAVGGDGTINEVLNGFFADDGTPVRQGAALSVLPRGTGSDFLRSLGFASGDAASIGARLAAGRRRQLDVGLVTYERDDGRLERRYFANVASFGTSGLVDRYVNRATKVLGGKASFTIGAVRGLLAYEDRRCRVRFDDGPWEELDITCLAVANGRFFGGGMMVAPDAKMDDGLFDVTIWSGFGLSDFVFQRGRIYDGRHVELKGTRTLRAKRIEATCAEECLLDIDGEAPGRLPSTFEILPGALDLIA, encoded by the coding sequence ATGGACCGCAAGGTCGTCTTCATCGTCAACCCGAAGAGCGGAAACGGGGCCACCGGGCGTCAGTGGCGGAGCCTCGCCAGCGGCCTTCGCGCACAGGTGGGCGACTTCGGGGAGCTCTTCACGACCCGGCCGCAGGAGGCGACCGCCCTGGCGCGGCACGCGCTGGAGGGCGGCGCCGACGTCGTGGTCGCGGTGGGCGGCGACGGCACCATCAACGAGGTGCTCAACGGCTTCTTCGCGGACGACGGGACGCCCGTTCGCCAGGGCGCCGCACTCTCGGTGCTCCCCCGTGGCACGGGCAGCGATTTCCTGCGCAGCCTCGGCTTCGCCTCCGGCGATGCGGCGTCCATCGGCGCCCGGCTCGCGGCGGGTAGGCGGCGTCAGCTCGACGTGGGCCTCGTGACCTACGAGCGGGACGACGGCCGACTCGAGCGGCGCTACTTCGCGAACGTCGCCTCCTTCGGCACCTCGGGGCTAGTGGACCGCTACGTGAATCGGGCGACCAAGGTGCTAGGTGGCAAGGCCTCCTTCACCATCGGTGCGGTCCGCGGCCTCCTCGCCTACGAGGACCGTCGCTGCCGCGTGCGCTTCGACGACGGCCCCTGGGAGGAGCTCGACATCACCTGCCTCGCAGTTGCCAACGGCCGCTTCTTCGGCGGCGGAATGATGGTGGCGCCCGACGCGAAGATGGACGACGGCCTCTTCGACGTGACCATCTGGAGCGGCTTCGGCCTCTCGGACTTCGTGTTCCAGCGCGGCCGGATCTACGACGGCCGCCACGTCGAGCTGAAGGGCACCCGCACGCTGCGTGCAAAGCGCATCGAAGCGACCTGCGCGGAGGAGTGCCTCCTCGACATCGACGGCGAGGCGCCAGGCCGGCTCCCGTCCACCTTCGAGATCCTCCCCGGCGCCCTCGATCTCATCGCCTGA
- the pdxH gene encoding pyridoxamine 5'-phosphate oxidase, with protein sequence MKMEDLHPIAHFERLLAGAIDAGLPLPNAVALATADQDGRPSVRMVLLKGVDDRGFVFYTNLESRKAHELQANPFAALCFHWATLEEQVRVEGRIEQVDDEEADAYFRSRPRGSQIGAWASKQSSKLDSREELVGAVAEVEHRFEGKEVTRPPFWSGFRIVPDRIEFWSGKADRLHDRLIFLREGEGWRTEWLYP encoded by the coding sequence ATGAAAATGGAAGACCTCCACCCGATCGCGCACTTCGAACGGCTCCTCGCCGGAGCCATCGACGCCGGCCTTCCGCTGCCGAACGCCGTAGCCCTCGCCACCGCCGACCAGGACGGCAGACCGTCTGTGCGGATGGTCCTCCTCAAGGGCGTCGACGATCGGGGCTTCGTCTTCTACACGAACCTCGAGAGCCGAAAGGCCCACGAGCTCCAGGCCAATCCCTTCGCGGCGCTCTGCTTCCACTGGGCCACTCTCGAGGAGCAGGTGCGCGTCGAGGGTCGCATCGAGCAGGTCGACGACGAGGAGGCGGACGCCTACTTCCGGAGCCGCCCCCGCGGCAGCCAGATCGGCGCCTGGGCGTCGAAGCAGAGCTCGAAACTCGATTCGCGCGAGGAGCTCGTCGGCGCAGTAGCCGAGGTCGAGCACCGCTTCGAGGGCAAGGAGGTCACTCGCCCTCCGTTCTGGTCCGGCTTCCGCATCGTCCCCGACCGAATCGAGTTCTGGTCGGGCAAGGCGGACCGCCTCCACGATCGACTGATCTTCCTCCGCGAGGGCGAGGGCTGGCGCACAGAGTGGCTCTACCCCTGA